GGATGAGAGTACTACATCACGTGCTTTTAAAACAGCGATTTTTAATGGAGAAGAGGGGCTGGAAATAAGCGGTATTAAAACCGATGTCGAGTTTATTTCAAGTCTGGAGAATTGGAAGCGTTCTGTTCTGGATGCTCATAAAAATAATTACAAAGCGATTGTCATCGGCTTGTATCATCGCATATTTGAAGATGGTAAATATGTAGATAGCGAGAAAATTCTTGAGTGGACCTCTGCTAATTCACCTGTTCCTGTTTTTGCTTTTTGGGAAATGAGTGTAGGCAAGGGCAAGGCCGCGGGTGGAATGGTTACGAATGGTGAAGTTCAAGGTATCGCGGCAGGTAAAATCGTCCGTGATATTCTTAACGGCACTCCGGTCAAAAGTATTAGGCCGGTCATACCCAAACAGGGGCGGTTTATTTTCAGCCGGGCAGAATTGGACAGGTGGAAGATACGGTTGCCCCGTTATATTTCAGAACGTAGTCACTTTGTTGAATAATAGGGTAAGTGACATTTTAGTTAAGTATGCAGCTGGAATATTGACCAGTGATAAAAGCTTCGGTAACTGATTTTGTTCCTTGGCAGAATATCAAATCAGGTAGATTATGACTAAAAAAATCAATATTCTATTTTTGTGTACAGGAAACTCCTGCCGCAGCCAGATGGCTGAGGGGTGGACTCGCCACCTTAAAAGTGATTCGATAAACGTTTATTCAGCGGGAATTGAAACCCATGGTTTGAACCCCGGCGCGGTAAAGGTAATGGCGGAAGCCGGGGTGGATATTTCCGGGCATAAATCACAGCACATAGACGAATTCAAAGATGTGCCCATTAATTACGTGGTTACTGTTTGCGATCATGCTCATGAAACATGTCCGTTCTTTCCCGGTGGCAGCAAAATTGTCCATGTGGGGTTTGATGATCCGCCGCGTATGGCGCAAGAAATTGCAGGGAAGGGCGGCTCGGAAGAAGAACAGCTGGACTGTTTTCGTAAAGTGCGTGACCAGATTAAGCAATATGTGGAAACATTGCCTGAAGCGTTAGCCGTACAAGATTAATCCTATCAATCCAGAAGTATCAAAAAAGCCTTGTCGTTGAGATGAGGCTTTTCTTTTGCGTATGTTTTTTATGCAGTTGCCGGTTTTTGCATGTTGATATTTTTAAGATTTTATTCATTTTATCTAAATTTAGACTAAAACTGGTCATGTGATCAGTATTTTTTTGTTGTCTTTTTTAGTTAATGCGTAATATGGATTGTAAAATTATGGCAAAGCACAAAGTGCTTTCAGGGGATGAATAAAAAAAATAAAGGTGGCAGGTGAAATGGAGTCTTTGAGAGAGTTGTACCGTATAGGAGTGGGACCTTCTTCAAGTCATACTATGGGTCCGCGTATGGCTGCTGAAAAATTTCTGGAGAAGTTTCCTGATTCTTGCCGTTTCAGGGTAACGCTTTTTGAGAGCCTTGCTGCTACCGGAAAAGGGCACCTTACAGATTGGGCCATACTCAGCGTATTGGGCGATGATAAGACTGATATAGTCTGGAAGGCCGAAGAGAAAATGGCTGAGCATCCTAATGGCATGAATTTCGAAGCTCTTGATGATTCCGGTAATGTTATCGGGACATGGAAGGGGTACAGCGTTGGCGGCGGTGCCATTCGTGAAGAAGGAGCTCCAGCTTCATCTTCCGCTTCTGTTTATAATTTGAGCACTATAAGCAATATTATGGCATACTGTGAAGACAAGGGCATTACCTATTGGGAATATGTTGAGCAGTGTGAAGGTCCTGAAATCTGGAATTTTTTGGGTGAAGTATGGAAGGTCATGGAAGCTTCCCTTGAGCGCGGGTTAGAGGAAGAGGGGGTTCTCCCCGGTTCCATCGGGCTGCGCAGGCAGGCTAAATCATATTTCCGCCGCACCAAGCATGCCGGACCGGATATGCAGCTCACCGGGTTGACTACCGCATACGCGCTTGCTGTTGCTGAAGAAAACGCAGGAGGCGGAGAAATCGTTACTGCGCCTACATGCGGATCTTGCGGTATTGTTCCGGCGACTTTGCGCTACCTTAAAGATATTCATGAGCTTAAAGAGAAAGACTTGCTCCGGGCGCTTGCAACCGCCGGTCTTTTTGGCAATGTAATCAAAACCAATGCCTCTATTTCAGGAGCCGAAGTAGGCTGTCAGGGTGAAGTCGGATCGGCCTGTGCTATGGCTTCCGCCGCTGCCACCCAGCTCATGGGCGGAACTCTGCGTCAAATTGAATATGCAGCGGAAATGGGTCTTGAGCATCATCTGGGACTGACTTGCGACCCCGTTGACGGGCTGGTTCAGATTCCCTGTATCGAGCGTAACGCTTGTGCCTCAACCCGTGCCCTTGCACGAGCTCAGATGTCCATTCTTTCCGATGGATCGCACCGCATACCTTTTGATGAAGTTGTGGAGGTCATGAAGGAAACAGGGCACGATCTACCAAGCCTCTACCGCGAAACATCAGGCGGAGGACTAGCCAAAGCCTACAATGAACGTGTTAAATGATTTTTAAAGCCGGAACCTTGGTTCCGGCTTTTTTTATGGTTAAGTCAATATAGATGGCAGGCGACCTTATGTTGTTCTTCAGCCTCTTTTAATTCCGGCTTTTCATTTGAACATATGTCCATAACTCGCGGGCAACGGGTGTGAAAAGGGCAGCCGTTCGGTGGTGATATGGGGCTGGGCATATCACCTTCAATTATAACGTCCTCACCCTGCATTGCGGGGTCCGGTATCGGGACAGCTTCAAGCAGGATTTGGGTGTAAGGGTGCATGGGATTGTGGTAGAGCTTCTCGGCGGTGGTAAGCTCCATTAATTGACCGAGATACATGACCGCAATACGGTCGCTGATATGGCTCACAACAGAAAGGTCATGGGAGATGAATACATAACTCAGATCGAATTCTTTCTGAATTGATTTGAGCAGGTTAAGGACCTGCGCCTGTACTGAGACGTCCAGCGCGGAAACGGGCTCATCGCAGATAATCAGGTCAGGATTCATGGCAATTGCCCTGGCTATGGCGATGCGCTGTCGTTGACCGCCGGAAAATTCATGGGGATACCTTTTGTAGTGTTCAGGTCTGAGGCCGACTTGTACCAGTAGCTCTTCGACCCGCTCCTGAATTTCGTCTTTACTGCCAGATCTATGGATGCGCATTGATTCTGAAATGATGTTTCCGATTCTCTGGCGGGGATTGAGTGATGAATACGGGTCCTGAAAAACCATTTGGAGTACTGTGCTGCGTTCGGCTGCGGTCCATTCATCAAGTTTGCGCCCTTTGAAAATAATGGAACCGAAATCCGGCTTCTCCAGTCCTGTCAGCAAACGGGCAAGGGTGGATTTACCGCATCCTGATTCGCCCACAAGCCCTAATGTCTCTCCTTTTTTTACTTCAAGGCTAATGCCGTTAACAGCTTTGACTGTTGCTTTTGATAGGGAAAGCAGCCCGCCACTTACCGGGTAGTGTCGCTTAAGATCTTTTATTTCCAGTATGTTTTCACTCATTGCTAATCCGTTCTAGGTATGCAGCCAGCAGCGAACCTCTCTGCCGTCTTTATTTAAGATTTGCGGTTCCCGTTCCCGGCAGAGGTCAAATGCCCGGTTACAGCGGGGGTGAAAGCGGCAGCCTATGGGCAGGTCAAGTAGAGCGGGGACGTTACCGGGGATAGGGGTAAGCTCCTCACGGCATCCCAGCCGGGGGACTGAGTTAAGCAGCCCTTGCGTATAGGGATGCAGCGGATCTTTGAAAATATCTGCTATCGATGCCGACTCGACAACCTGTCCGGCGTACATGACCGCAACCCGTGTTGCCACCCGCGCAACTACACCTAGATCATGGGTTATGAGCATGAGCGAGCCGTTCATTTTGCGCTTCAGGTCATCCAGCAAACGCAGAATCTGAGACTGGATGGTCACATCCAGTGCGGTGGTCGGTTCGTCGGCAATAAGAATTTCCGGTGAACAGACCAGAGCCATAGCGATCATAACCCGCTGGCGCATTCCACCGCTGAGTTCGTGCGGGAAATTGTTGATCCGTTTGTGCGGGTTGGGGATTCCGACCAGTTTGAGCGCGTCCACAGCGGCCTCAGCTGCTTCCTTGGCGTTCATCCTTCTATGCAAGCGCAGGGTTTCACTAATCTGATCGCCAATTCTAAAGACCGGGTTCAACGAGGTCATGGGTTCCTGAAAGATCATTGAAAGCTGGTTTCCCCGTATTTTCTGCATTTGCTGATCTGAAAGCTGAACAAGGTCAAGATCGCGGTAAATGACTTCACCGCCGGTTATCCGGCCCGGAGGATCAGGTATTAATCCCATAACCGAAAGGGAAAGTACGGTCTTTCCGCAGCCGGATTCCCCTACTATGGCTAAAGTTTCTCCTTGCCCTAAGTCCAGACTGGCATTATCCACAGCCTTGATGATTCCGCCCGGAGTGGCGAAAGATGTCGTTAGATTCTTGATTTTCAGGATAGGTGCGGTCATAAGTATGGAGTTCCATACGCTGAATGTGTTAATCCAGCACTTATTTATATGAAAGAATATTTAAATTCTCAGGGATTCAAAAGGAATTATTTCCTTTGGTCGCCGGAGGCGAAATCTTTTGAAACAAAGCGCGAAGCGCATCAATTAATTCTTAATTGAGAATATCAAAAAATACAATCGACTTTGGAGTACGATAAGTGAATAAAATTGCTGTAATCGGTGGCGGACTGGCCGGGTGTGAATGTGCTATGCAGCTGGCTAAAGCTGAAATTCAGGTGACTTTGTATGAAATGAAGCCTGATAAATATTCCGAGGCCCACCATCTACCCGGTCTGGCTGAGCTGGTCTGTTCCAATTCTCTGCGTTCCGGCGAGCTGAATACAGCTATCGGTGTGCTTAAAACAGAAATGGAAGCTCTCGACTCTGTGCTCATGAGGGCTGCAAAGCAGTCCCGTGTCCCCGCAGGTTCAGCTCTGGCTGTTGACCGTGAAGTCTTTTCCAGACTGGTAACTGAAGAGATTGAGCAGAACGAATTTATCACAGTGGTGCACAGGGAAATCAGTTCCCTCGATGACCCTGAGCTGGCTCAATTTGATAAGATTGTTGTCTGTGCCGGACCTCTCGCTTCCGAAAGTCTGACCGAAAGCCTTATCTCAAAGATTGGAGAACAGCGTCTTTATTTTTATGATGCCATAGCGCCCATTGTCAGCCGAGATTCCGTAAACATGGATGTGGCATTTTACGGCTCCCGCTATAAGCCTGAAGATGACGATTACCTGAACTGCCCCATGACCGAAGAGCAGTACAACACATTCATCAAGGAACTTAAAGAAGGGGAGCGAGTTGTTCCCCGTGAGTTCGAAAAGGAAATTCATTTTGAAGGCTGTCTGCCCATTGAAGAAATGGCTGACCGAGGCGATATGACCCTTGCATTCGGCCCTCTCAAGCCTGTGGGGCTTATTGATCCGCGAACTGAAGAGCAGGCTTACGCCGTCGTTCAGCTGCGCGCTGAAAACAAAGACAAAACCTCGTTCAACCTTGTTGGTTTCCAGACAAAACTCAAGTACCCGGAACAGAAACGTATTTTTCGCATGATCCCCGGACTTGAGGACGTTGAATTTTTGCGTATGGGCTCCATCCACCGCAACACTTACGTCAACGCTCCCGAAGTGCTGAACGATAAGCTGGCTCTTAAGGCCGATTCACGTATCCATCTTGCCGGACAGATTACCGGTGTGGAAGGTTATCTTGAATCTGCGGCGTGCGGACTCTGGGTAGGGCGTATGCTTGCTGAACAGGCAAAAGGCAAAGATCTTCCCGCTCCGCCTCCGGAAACTTCCATGGGCGCGCTGCTTGAACATCTGCGCGAAAAGAAGAAGAATTTCCAGCCTTCTAATGTCCAGTTCGGACTCATGCCCGCGCTTAAAAAACGGGCCCCCAAAAGAGTTCGCAAAGAGCTCTATGGCAAACGCGCCATGGAGATTTTTGAGGCTTGGTTGGAAAATAATATTGAAGATTAGGTCTATAAGCACGCTAGGCGAAGCCTAATAAAAGGGGTAAGGCCCCGGCAGGGTCGCTGAAGGCATTTCTAATGACAAACAAACAACATCCTTTTGAAATAAATCCGAACCGGACATTGCTGACTTTGGCAATTCCGGTTCTTTTTTCCATGGTTGCTGAGCCTTTGACAGGGCTGGTGGATACTGCATTTGTTGCCAAACTGGGGCCTGAGCCGTTGGCATCACTGGGTATCGGGACTGTCGTATTTTCTT
Above is a genomic segment from Maridesulfovibrio sp. containing:
- a CDS encoding L-serine ammonia-lyase encodes the protein MESLRELYRIGVGPSSSHTMGPRMAAEKFLEKFPDSCRFRVTLFESLAATGKGHLTDWAILSVLGDDKTDIVWKAEEKMAEHPNGMNFEALDDSGNVIGTWKGYSVGGGAIREEGAPASSSASVYNLSTISNIMAYCEDKGITYWEYVEQCEGPEIWNFLGEVWKVMEASLERGLEEEGVLPGSIGLRRQAKSYFRRTKHAGPDMQLTGLTTAYALAVAEENAGGGEIVTAPTCGSCGIVPATLRYLKDIHELKEKDLLRALATAGLFGNVIKTNASISGAEVGCQGEVGSACAMASAAATQLMGGTLRQIEYAAEMGLEHHLGLTCDPVDGLVQIPCIERNACASTRALARAQMSILSDGSHRIPFDEVVEVMKETGHDLPSLYRETSGGGLAKAYNERVK
- a CDS encoding ABC transporter substrate binding protein, whose amino-acid sequence is MSRGLEAVLGDKVELYNFQMDTKRLPVSEYSKRADLAWQYYLEVNPDIVILGDDNALSLLAESFLATDTPVVYMGINSNPRRYAPLGKNITGVLERPLYKRTVKYLKELLFIGKGKVLVLLDESTTSRAFKTAIFNGEEGLEISGIKTDVEFISSLENWKRSVLDAHKNNYKAIVIGLYHRIFEDGKYVDSEKILEWTSANSPVPVFAFWEMSVGKGKAAGGMVTNGEVQGIAAGKIVRDILNGTPVKSIRPVIPKQGRFIFSRAELDRWKIRLPRYISERSHFVE
- the trmFO gene encoding methylenetetrahydrofolate--tRNA-(uracil(54)-C(5))-methyltransferase (FADH(2)-oxidizing) TrmFO; amino-acid sequence: MNKIAVIGGGLAGCECAMQLAKAEIQVTLYEMKPDKYSEAHHLPGLAELVCSNSLRSGELNTAIGVLKTEMEALDSVLMRAAKQSRVPAGSALAVDREVFSRLVTEEIEQNEFITVVHREISSLDDPELAQFDKIVVCAGPLASESLTESLISKIGEQRLYFYDAIAPIVSRDSVNMDVAFYGSRYKPEDDDYLNCPMTEEQYNTFIKELKEGERVVPREFEKEIHFEGCLPIEEMADRGDMTLAFGPLKPVGLIDPRTEEQAYAVVQLRAENKDKTSFNLVGFQTKLKYPEQKRIFRMIPGLEDVEFLRMGSIHRNTYVNAPEVLNDKLALKADSRIHLAGQITGVEGYLESAACGLWVGRMLAEQAKGKDLPAPPPETSMGALLEHLREKKKNFQPSNVQFGLMPALKKRAPKRVRKELYGKRAMEIFEAWLENNIED
- a CDS encoding arsenate reductase ArsC, translated to MTKKINILFLCTGNSCRSQMAEGWTRHLKSDSINVYSAGIETHGLNPGAVKVMAEAGVDISGHKSQHIDEFKDVPINYVVTVCDHAHETCPFFPGGSKIVHVGFDDPPRMAQEIAGKGGSEEEQLDCFRKVRDQIKQYVETLPEALAVQD
- a CDS encoding ABC transporter ATP-binding protein, with the translated sequence MTAPILKIKNLTTSFATPGGIIKAVDNASLDLGQGETLAIVGESGCGKTVLSLSVMGLIPDPPGRITGGEVIYRDLDLVQLSDQQMQKIRGNQLSMIFQEPMTSLNPVFRIGDQISETLRLHRRMNAKEAAEAAVDALKLVGIPNPHKRINNFPHELSGGMRQRVMIAMALVCSPEILIADEPTTALDVTIQSQILRLLDDLKRKMNGSLMLITHDLGVVARVATRVAVMYAGQVVESASIADIFKDPLHPYTQGLLNSVPRLGCREELTPIPGNVPALLDLPIGCRFHPRCNRAFDLCREREPQILNKDGREVRCWLHT
- a CDS encoding dipeptide ABC transporter ATP-binding protein, whose product is MSENILEIKDLKRHYPVSGGLLSLSKATVKAVNGISLEVKKGETLGLVGESGCGKSTLARLLTGLEKPDFGSIIFKGRKLDEWTAAERSTVLQMVFQDPYSSLNPRQRIGNIISESMRIHRSGSKDEIQERVEELLVQVGLRPEHYKRYPHEFSGGQRQRIAIARAIAMNPDLIICDEPVSALDVSVQAQVLNLLKSIQKEFDLSYVFISHDLSVVSHISDRIAVMYLGQLMELTTAEKLYHNPMHPYTQILLEAVPIPDPAMQGEDVIIEGDMPSPISPPNGCPFHTRCPRVMDICSNEKPELKEAEEQHKVACHLY